Genomic segment of Chelonia mydas isolate rCheMyd1 chromosome 11, rCheMyd1.pri.v2, whole genome shotgun sequence:
GTTCAGGTCAGGTATTAGGAAGACTATTTTTCATCCAGAATGTGCAGTAGGCCATTGGATAGAATACTTCCTTGGTAGTTCTGCTGAGAAGCAGGTGGAAATGGCTCTCTTCTCCCTCCGTATGTGTAGGTCATTTAAATGCTGTTCAGCTCCATTTGCCAGAGTGAGATTTCACAGAGACTGGACAGAGGCTTGCCCCCAATCAGGAGCAGCGTATCAGGATGGTTGGTAACTGCCACGCTTGTAGGTCTCTCAGGCCAACAGTCAGTTCctctcctgttttttgtaacttcagCGGCAGTGAGAGCTTGTTCTTTGGAAGAGCTGCGATGGGAGGGATGCTCATTTTTGGAAAATATGCTCTGTGCTTTGTCTGCGCACAGCTCTGCGTCTGAAGAGGTTTGGAATGAGCAAAAGCCCAGTGGCTCCAGAGGCTGGCTAAAGGTTTTCATTTCTATCTCGGTGCCACCATCGTTGCTGAATGGTTGGCGTACATGCTGCTGGCGGAAGTAGCCGTGAAAATGGGCACGCTGCTTCGAGACTGCCGGCGACTTTTGAGGCTCTTTCCCCTTTGGACACCAGCGATTGATGTGGGATGCCCTAGAGAAACCTGGCGTCAGCTGGAAACCAACACCAATTCCCAGGATGCGGTGATACCTTTTAGAAGAAAGAATTACCTCTGTTGTACTAGCCAGTTTTTCCCACGTCTGGGAACTGAAATGGTACTTCCACAGGCTGCTGTTAGGCCTAGAATTTGAAATCCCTCCACCAAAAGTCAGCATGGAGTCTTGGAAGACCACAGAAGAGTGTCCCACCACTTTTGGAGGTCCTTGGCTAAACACAAGGACAGGCAACATTTAGTGCTTATCAGAAGAACAAGAATATTCATTATTTCAGTTGGAAAAGGAAATGGTCATCACATTTCTGCTGGCCCTGGGGCATCAAAACTTTGTCCAGCTAAGAGCTGCCTTGGCAACTTGCCCAAAAATCAAGGATCTTTTCCTGACATAAAATGCAGCAGACTGCAGCCACCCTCATATTTGATATGGAAGGGTGATCCACAGAGAGAAGAGGTCCCAAGATGCAATGCTCCCTCTCAATCTGGACAGTTTTTACTTTGATTAAAATGGCAACATCCCACCATGGGCCCCGTAGTCTCTGCAGCCTGCCTCTTCCTATTAAAGATA
This window contains:
- the LOC114019822 gene encoding host cell factor 2, whose protein sequence is MYIYGGYFDIKGISQEFWALRFDTGEWSQVSPQSCDTGPGPRHGHSAVVYGTGMYLFGGLMGLSEQRDLWKWDFTSCKWSTIRTSQGPPKVVGHSSVVFQDSMLTFGGGISNSRPNSSLWKYHFSSQTWEKLASTTEVILSSKRYHRILGIGVGFQLTPGFSRASHINRWCPKGKEPQKSPAVSKQRAHFHGYFRQQHVRQPFSNDGGTEIEMKTFSQPLEPLGFCSFQTSSDAELCADKAQSIFSKNEHPSHRSSSKEQALTAAEVTKNRRGTDCWPERPTSVAVTNHPDTLLLIGGKPLSSLCEISLWQMELNSI